The Trichoderma breve strain T069 chromosome 2, whole genome shotgun sequence DNA segment TGTGCCTGTCAGACGGCTTCCCTAAACATGGAGAAAGCATCGCATACCTGGACCGAGGGAGAGTCTCCCGGCGCAGAAGTGACGGATTCAATGGGACTCCCTGCTCTCCGCGGGATCGCATCGATGGAGCTTGCATCCGCCGACGTAATCTCAGAAATATCCCCATTCTGAACAGGCGGCTCTAGGAGGGTGCCATCTATGACAtggttcttctcctcttcctccgcatTCACAGAGCTTGGGTCTTCCGGTGATTCTGGCTGCTCGAGCTGGGGGACATCGGCATCGTCTTCGTTTTGGCTTTCGTTTTCTACGGCAGGGGCCGGGTTCTCATAGTCGTCCGCTCGCTCTCCAGCAGGAGATGCTTCTTCAGGGTCAGACATGGTGTCGCAAATTCCATGACATTGTCCAGCATGCAGCACGTCAACAAAGGGTTATCGAGGCAGTGTAAGTATGCCCTGGAGCTCCGGCGATGGCACGGGCCAGCTAAGGTCGGTAGTTTAGCTATCGCAAGCTCATGAACTGAAAGACTCTGGCGATGCGACCTTTGATTGCCCTTCAAGGCAAATCAAGCCACAACTTTCGATTCGCAATCGAGAAAAGAGCTAATTAGATCTCAAGGTCGATACTCTGCACAGCTTCCCCATCTCTCATGGCTAGTCCGCGTATGCACATGCATGCAGACTGTACCGAAGATTCTCCGCCACACGATCGAGAAGTGACGTACTGGAACCCTGGATGGGCCAATTTGTGTAGCACCGGTACGCAGTGGGCAGGTTGGCAGGGTACAGGTACCAGGATGTACCTGACGGCGGCAATGGAGGGGCACAGTCGCAGCCACAGGTGGGCTTGTGCCTTCTCAGTACTTGCAGAACATGGACATGAatgcctttgtcttttgttaTCAGATCAGTATATCGAAGCGGACAAAAGATTTACGGGCAAGGAAACTACATATCCCTTCAGAAGACACTTACAAGCATGTTCACGCACTTATCCGGCTGTCACTTGTGGGGTCGGATAAAGTGATTCACGTCCATTGGAGCGCGAGCACACCCTCAGAACGCAAGTATGGCAGAGAAACATCGCCAATCATGTATGAAGCCACAAAGGGCATTTCTGCACCAGCCAACAAAAAAGTTTCACTTTAAAGTGATAGACAGCACACAAAGTTCAGCAAAATAAAACATATCGTAACTATAGCAGAAGTTAATCTGCTGTACATAGCAGTAAACGCCATGTGCAATCCAAAAATTTCAGGGTAGCCTTGATTAACAAACCGCTTAGACATCAGTACCTGTAATTGATTCTAATTTTTTAGCCCCCGCATTGGCGTTGCCCCTCCTCGCAATAGGTGGATCCCAGGCAGGcccttaaaaaaaaaagtttcgACTCGAgaattttcctctttttcttttttctctcggGAAAAGGCTTCGATCATTTTTTTGACTAGATTTGATTCACAGCCTTTATCCTCGCTCTTTGTCTGCTATCTATTCCTTTCAAttttcaaaaaagaaaataccaGAATAGATAAAATGGCCACCAACGGCTCCGCCAAGATCCTCGACCACACCACCGCTCTGGAGGTGCTGGGAGAGTACAAGTCTCGCGATGGCCTCGACAGACAAGAGCTTATGGACACGGCCAAGCACGGTGGCCTGACCTACAACGACTTCCTTATCCTGCCTGGCTACATTGGCTTCCCTGCCTCTGAGGTCACCCTCGACTCGCCCATCACCAAGCGCATCACCCTCAAGACTCCCTTCGTCTCCTCCCCCATGGACACTGTCACTGAGCACGAGATGGCCATTCACATGGCTCTCCAGGGCGGTTTGGGTGTTATCCACCACAACTGCTCTCCCGATGCTCAGGCCGACATGGTCCGCAAGGTGAAGCGTTACGAGAACGGCTTCATCCTCGACCCTGTTGTCATCAACCGTGACACCACTGttggcgaggccaaggctcTTAAGGAGAAATGGGGCTTCGGAGGTTTCCCAGTTACTGGTAAGAAAAATTTTCACTTGGTTCTATATCTCTCATTTCACACTGCAATGATTATAAATCTTTTCAATTATAACTTTCGTTCCACCAAAAGACCTTTGTCCTGAGGACCACCGTTACTATGACCAGCACCTGTCTCATTCTCAATGTTGTCCAAATTTGCCATCGACAGCATCCTGACTAATTTGACACAGAGGACGGAAAGATCGGCTCCAAGCTCCTTGGTATTGTTACCAACCGAGACATCCAGTTCGAGGATGACTTCAGCGCACCTGTCTCCAAGGTCATGGTCACTGAGCTCATCACTGCTCCCAACGGTGTCACCCTGACCGAGGCCAACAAGATTCTTTCCCAGTCCAAGAAGGGCAAACTGCCCATTGTGGACAAGGACTTCAACCTGGTTGCCATGATTTCCCGCTCCGATTTGACCAAGAACCAGCACTTCCCCTTGGCTTCTAAGCTTCCCGATAGCAAGCAGCTCATCTGCGCTGCTGCCATCGGCACTCGCCCAGAGGACAAGATCCGTCTGcagaagcttgttgatgctggtcTTGACATTGTCATCCTTGACAGCTCCCAGGGTAACAGCATGTACCAGGTGGAGATGATCAAGTGGATCAAGGCTGAGTTCCCCAACCTGGACGTCATCGGCGGTAACGTCGTTACCCGCGAGCAGGCTGCTAGCCTCATTGCCGCTGGTGTTGACGGTCTCCGAATTGGTATGGGCAGTGGTTCAGCCTGTATTACCCAGGAGGTTATGGCTGTTGGCCGACCccaggctgctgctgtccaCGCAGTCAGCACCTTTGCTGCTCGTTTCGGCGTGCCTTGCATTGCTGATGGTGGTATCCAGAATGTTGGCCACATTGCCAAGGGTCTTGCCCTCGGTGCTTCCAGCATCATGATGGGTGGTCTCCTGGCTGGTACAACCGAGTCTCCCGGTACTTCCTTCGTTTCGCGCGAAGGCAAGCTGGTCAAGGCTTACCGTGGCATGGGCAGCATTGACGCCATGCAGGACAAGAAGGCTGGTGGCGGTGGCAAGGACAGCCAGAAGAGCAACGCCGGTACTGCTCGTTACTTCTCCGAAGGTGACAGCGTCTTGGTTGCTCAGGGTGTTTCCGGTTCCGTGGCTCACCGAGGGTAAGTTTAACACGCAATTCGCCTCCCTTCTCTCAAATATGCGTGAATATCCAAGCTGACATGTAATCAGATCTATCGCCAAGTTCGTTCCCTACCTTGCTGCTGGCCTGAAGCACTCCATGCAGGACTGCGGCATGAAAAGCCTGCAGGAGCTTCAGGACTCTGCTGCCAGCGGTGTGTTGCGATTTGAGCTTCGCACTGCCAGCGCTCAGTTGGAGGGCAACGTGAACATGGAGTCGtatgagaagaagctctaCGCATAAAGGAATGATTGATGAAAAAGGGAATTCCGGATAGGGTTCCGGTACAAAAAGGAGTGGACAAAAAGGGAAGGCTTGTATTTGATTTCTGGAGTTTGGGTATAGGGATGCATGTGGTGATAAGCTTGGAAGCTATCGAGTAAACAAAAGACCTCCCAGCAATGATTCTAGAGGCAGGCTTGGCGCGTTTGATGACATGAATGATGAATTTTcataaatttaataaagaGCGGCGGCTCCCTCGGGGCATGCCAAAATTCAGAGTGACTTGGAGAGCCATGCTGTGAAATTTTCTGCTTGATTCTTGGACTTGGTCAGAGCTTTATACTCGAACTGCGGCCGATACCAGGACTTGATATTGTATAAGTCATTTAAACGCTTCGAATATCTATATAATCTAGTTTGTATCCCTCAGCTCCCCATCCAACCCTCTATGTGAAGTCTCACGACTCAGAATCACATAATCAGGACGCACCACTTTCCCGCCTCTTAAAGTGCGATCTGCAGGGGAAAAGTCATCTTTCGCGAAGCCGAGTTTTTCGTAGAACTTGAGACCGCTGAGGTTGCTCGTAAAGCAAGTGAGCATTACTTTCTTGGTCGACGGGATGTTTTCCGCGATAGTGATGAGTTGGTTCATGAGATGCTTGCCGAGGCCGGATCTAATAGAAAATGCCAATAGGTCAGCCTGATGTAGTAACAAAGTCTAGAAAGAGAAAGTCAAactggaaagaagaagagacaaaaatAGGAAAATAACTTGCCCTTGAAGTTCAGGAAGCAAATGCACTTCATAGCAATACAACACAGGCTCATGATTCTCAAATGTAGGCATCAAGGATGTAAAGCCCTGGACCGCGCCACCGTCATCTTTGACGAGTATGTACCGGAGATCCGGCGACTTCatctctttccttttcatAGCAGGATGCCATCCCACAGACGAATTCTTGTAATCTACGCCACTTGTCGTCTCGATGATGCCAAAGCAAGTCCGGAAGTCATCTTTGCTGAGCTCGTGTGACGATAGAAACTCGAGCGAGTAGCTTTTCTGTGTGAGTGGGTGAGTCCATGTTGTCCATTCTTGGCTTTCAAACAAGTTAAAATTGTTGAATTAGCAAAATGTCTTGACATAATGTGATTGGCAGGGGTTTGCATGGGATGTATGATATCCTTACCTGGGTTTTATGTAGTCTCTGATGAACTCTTCATCCGACTTCCCGTTGGCCGTCGCGATTGGGGTAATTTTCTGAGGTTTCTTTGGAAAAGATCCgaattctcttcttcttggttcttCAGCCATTGTGTGTAATTTTGTGTCTTTTATTGGGCCTGGATAGGAATAACCTGTAGGTAGTGTGAAGAAATGCTAAAAGCGTCCTGTGTAAATCGAGATGGAGCCAAAGGCCCTGCCGAAACTAGGACCTAGAAATATTCCACTGACTACTAATTTCGAATATTGCGGCTTCAAAGGCACTATAGTGATGAAATTATGTAGAATTTGACTCacaatgaaaaaaagcaagcaATTATTAAAACCTTTCTATGATAGAAACGATCAAGCCCGTAAAGGTCGGTGTACCTTCCTCATAGAAGCCGTCAACAACCCGCTACCCCTACCCGAAGTTTGCCCGACTCAAGCTCTTTTTCTCAATATATCGCCAACTTTTCTGAGTTGCCTCATCTGATTAGAAATCCACATACAAAAGctatttttccttttcttgtaCAATAGTCTATTTCAGGTTCAATGAATAATCCTTAATGAATCCCGGCATCCGCCTGCTGCCCCTCGGCCGTGGCTATGCCACCCAACGGCCACCCTCTCGGCTCAAACCGACGATAAGCCTCGATCACGTACGTCAATCAGCCAGCCTTTTGAGATTCCCGCCACAGCAGCCAGCTAACAAGCCGATTGCAAGTTTCTCCAACGAACAAAAGCCCTGGCATTATACAGAACCATCTGGAGAGGCACAAGGCGCATTGCAGATGCTCGGACAAGAGCCGAATCCCGCAAATATGCCCGGGACGAGTTTGAGCGGCATCGCAACGTCCAAGACATCGTATGTCACCGTCCATCCATTCTTCCCCCTCGcgtgaaagagaaaaatttCTCCTGCTAACTTGGAACCCCTCCGCGGCAAACAAGTCTCACATCAGATATCTTTTATCAACAGGCAAGACGGAATGGGAAAGCATGGAGAGGTATATCGGGGGTATGTAACACTACATAGAATTGTACATTTTTACGACGGCTGTCGAACCGTCATTTCTCGAGCATGCAAGAAAAGCTCTTCCAGAAATCAGTCCGCACTTCGGCTCGTGTCATGTCCTCCACGTCTTCGAAGCCATTGCCGTAGTATCGTCTATCAATTGCTTTTGCCAGACCGTTGTGTGTGTTTGTTCGTCGCTCCCTTTCGTCACCGTTTATGCGCCAATAATATACAGAATGCCCACTCGTCCGGgtgtcatcgtcgtcatcgtcgtcaaaaagagaagaaacatcTTCGCGGCCGCCTTAGCTCTGTCGCTGCTTGTGTCGAGGGTTGGCCTTGCAGATAATGTACAGGTATCCATTGTGTCGCTTGCCAGCCTTTCTTCGAACAACCTGCAAACCCCAAGATTTAGAACCAAAGTCTCGCTGAAAAGAATCAATCCAAATTCAAACCCACCTTGCAGTGCTCACACCTCTTCTTGACCGAGCTGTGAACCTTCATGCCCCGCGTCTGCTGCAGGGTTCCTCCAATTGCGGGCTTGGACagccatcccatccatgaGGAGGCCGGGCTCGTTGCCGTCGCAAAGCTGCCAGCCGCAAACGGTTTGACAACCTGAGAAGAGCGCAAAAGCCCTGCGGCCAGAGAGAGCGTGCGCAGCAGggatgccattgtcgatgTGCTGATTGTTGCTGGGCTGCGCAGAGATAAGACATGGGCCGGTTTTTTTCGGGACTTGGAGGTTTGCGATCTGCTTTTACAGGTCACGTGGCTTGCCGGTGTTGAGCGTCACCTTCGAACATTTCCATTTCAGGAAGGGAAAAGCAAATATTTTGCTCCAAAAATATAGCCAAGTAATAATTTTGGCTCTATAATGATTTTAAGTGTCTATGCATTTCATTGTCACGGCCCTGGCATAAAGCCCGTCTTTGTCTCCATGCATGTTCACAGTCCGTCTCACCAAGTTGGCGCAAGTTGGGTATATGGTTCAACAAAAACCATCCGTGAGCTTAGTACCTACGACTATCTAATAGCCAGTTTTCATACATGTTGTTCATACATAAGCGCAATTCCTCAGCATCCATAGATATTCAAAGCCTCAAAGCTTTGCCCTATGCCGTATTGGTCAGGGACGATCCAGCAAATTCCTTCCTCCCAGCGTCTCAGCTTCACCACAGCATTTTTCACCCCTTCGAGTCCTTCTTGGTCAATCAGTGTAACAGCTACCGATGCGGCTGATAAGCAAGCaaaacgaaaagaaagaacacAATGTATCAAAGCAGACCGTCCAAAAAAAGTGTTCAAATCGTGGGTAACCCAGAAAAATAGAAACCCAGAAAGACGTCGATAGCTGTTCACCAGCTCTCCTTCTGTAGCTCACGTGCCTTCTTTAAGGCACTTTC contains these protein-coding regions:
- a CDS encoding IMP dehydrogenase / GMP reductase domain-containing protein, whose translation is MATNGSAKILDHTTALEVLGEYKSRDGLDRQELMDTAKHGGLTYNDFLILPGYIGFPASEVTLDSPITKRITLKTPFVSSPMDTVTEHEMAIHMALQGGLGVIHHNCSPDAQADMVRKVKRYENGFILDPVVINRDTTVGEAKALKEKWGFGGFPVTEDGKIGSKLLGIVTNRDIQFEDDFSAPVSKVMVTELITAPNGVTLTEANKILSQSKKGKLPIVDKDFNLVAMISRSDLTKNQHFPLASKLPDSKQLICAAAIGTRPEDKIRLQKLVDAGLDIVILDSSQGNSMYQVEMIKWIKAEFPNLDVIGGNVVTREQAASLIAAGVDGLRIGMGSGSACITQEVMAVGRPQAAAVHAVSTFAARFGVPCIADGGIQNVGHIAKGLALGASSIMMGGLLAGTTESPGTSFVSREGKLVKAYRGMGSIDAMQDKKAGGGGKDSQKSNAGTARYFSEGDSVLVAQGVSGSVAHRGSIAKFVPYLAAGLKHSMQDCGMKSLQELQDSAASGVLRFELRTASAQLEGNVNMESYEKKLYA
- a CDS encoding acetyltransferase (GNAT) family domain-containing protein, which produces MAEEPRRREFGSFPKKPQKITPIATANGKSDEEFIRDYIKPSQEWTTWTHPLTQKSYSLEFLSSHELSKDDFRTCFGIIETTSGVDYKNSSVGWHPAMKRKEMKSPDLRYILVKDDGGAVQGFTSLMPTFENHEPVLYCYEVHLLPELQGSGLGKHLMNQLITIAENIPSTKKVMLTCFTSNLSGLKFYEKLGFAKDDFSPADRTLRGGKVSWYRPQFEYKALTKSKNQAENFTAWLSKSL
- a CDS encoding ribosomal protein l36 domain-containing protein, which encodes MASLLRTLSLAAGLLRSSQVVKPFAAGSFATATSPASSWMGWLSKPAIGGTLQQTRGMKVHSSVKKRCEHCKVVRRKAGKRHNGYLYIICKANPRHKQRQS